ACCACGACCGCCACGCGCCAGATCCTGGTCAACGTGCTCGAAGGCCTCACGACGTTCGACGGCAACAGCGGCGACATCATCCCGGCGCTCGCCGAGTCGTGGGACATCTCCGACGACGGTCTGACCTACACGTTCCACCTCCGTCACGGAGTCCTCTTCCACGCCGCCCCCGGCGTGACCTACGCCGACCGCGAGATGAAGGCCGACGACGTCCTGTGGTCGCTCCAGCGCTTCCTCACGGAAGACACGTCGATCTCGGAGCACCCCGAGTACGTGTCGGCCGTGAGCGGCTCCGACGCGGTCCTGGCCGGCGAGACCGACGAGTGGGCCGGCTTCGAGATCGTGGACGACTACACGGTCGCCCTCACGCTCAGCACCCCCAACCACCGCTTCCTCGCCGACCTCGTCAACGCTTACGTGGTCCCCAAGGAAGCGCTCGACGCGCTCGGCTCCGACCTCTCCAACAAGCCCGTCGGCACGGGCGCCTTCATGTTCGACCGCTGGACGCGCGACGACCAGCTCGTCCTCAAGGCCAACCCCGACTACTGGGACGGCCGCCCCAGCCTCGACGGCGTGACGTTCTGGAACGTGCCGGACGACACGACCGGCCTGCTCATGTACCGCCAGGGCGACCTCGACGTCCTCGTGAGCTTCCCCGACGGCCAGCTCCAGTCGATCAAGAACGAGTTCGCCGCCGACTACCATGAGGGCGCCGGCCTGAACGTGGCCTACTGGGGCTTCAAGATGACGGAGCCGCCGTTCGGCGACAACGTCAAGCTGCGGCAAGCCTTCAACTACGCCATCGACCGCGACCTCCTCTGGAACGTCCTGATGGAAGGCGCCCGCGTGCCGGGCAACCTCGGCGTCCTCCCGCCCGACATGCCGGCCGCGAACGTCCAGGGCTACGCGTACGACCTCGAGAAGGCCAAGGAGCTCCTCGCCGAGGCCGGCTACCCGAACGGCGAAGGCCTCGAGCCGATCACCCTCTTCTACTACGGCTCGTCCTCCGACGCCCCCAACATCGCGGTCCAGGACATGCTCGCCCAGATCGGCGTGCAGATCAACCTGCAGAAGGAAGACAACAGCACGTACTGGTCGCACGTCGGCGAGCCCGACGTCAAGCTCTTCCTCTCCGGCTGGAGCTCCGACTTCCTCGATCCGAGCGAGGTCTTCGACTTCCTCTTCGCGCACGGTCGCGACGACACGAAGTACGACGTCCCCGAGGTGAACGCCCTCCTCGACGCCGCCAGGGCCGAGAGCGACCCCGTGGCGCGCGAGGCCATCTACCTGCAGGCGCACGAGCTGATCATGGCCGACGCCCCGTGGATCGTCTCCGGCTACTCCAAGGTCTCGTACCTGGTGAAGCCGAACATCGAGAACTTCCAGGTCTCCGCGGCCGGCACCTACCGTTCGCCGCTCTGGACCATCGAGAAGAAGTAAAGGAGCGCGGGTCGCCTCCACCCGTCGAGGTAGAGGCGACCCGGTTGCACCAGGCGGGGCGGCCGGCTAGCGGGAGTTGGGTCGGCCGCCCCGCCTCGGTCCAAGGACACGGGGCGCGCCGCGCGCCGGTCCGTGAGGCCCGAGAGGACGCGCTCGCATGTTCCAGTACGTTCTTCGCCGTGGCCTGTGGGCGATCCCCACGCTCCTCGGCGTCTTCACGATCATCTTCCTGCTGACGTACCTCATGCCCGGCGACCCTGTCAGGGCCGTGATGGGCGAGCAGTACAAGCGTGCCGACCCGGCGACCATCGAGCGGGTGCGCGACTCGCTCGGGCTCAACGACCCCTGGATCGTTCAGTACGGCCGCTTCCTCGTCAAGACGGCGAGCGGCGACCTCGGCAAGAGCTTCGTGCTCGACGAGCAGGTGACGGGCATCATCGGTTACCGCTTCCCCCGAACCCTGCAGCTCATGTCGGCCGCCCTCGTCGTCGCGATCCTCATCGGCATCCCTTCCGGTATCCTGGCCGCGCGCTACCAGTACACGTGGATCGATCACACCCTCATGCTGATCGCGCTGCTCGGCGTGGCCATGCCCGTGTTCTGGCAGGCGGTCCTCGCCAAGATCTTCCTGACGCAGGACACCTACGGCATCGCGCTCTTCCCGGTCGCCGGCTACGGCGGCGGGAGCCCGCTCTACCTCGTCCTGCCCGCCCTCGTGCTCGGCACGCAGCTCTCCGCGACGATCGCGCGCGTCATGCGCTCCTCGCTCCTCGAGGAGCGGCGCAAGGACTACTCGCGCACGGCCCGCTCGAAGGGCTTGGGTGAGCCGGGCGTCATCTTCAGGCACGAGTTGCGCAACGCCATGATCCCCGTCGTGACCATCATCGGTCTCGACGTCGGCTATCTTCTCGGCGGTTCCGTCGTGACGGAGACCGTCTTCAACTGGCCGGGCCTCGGCCGCGCCGTCGTCACGGCGATCTCGCGCCGCGACGCCCCCGTCATCATCGGCACCCTCGTGTTCGGGGCGCTGCTCTTCGTGGCGGTCAACATCGTCGTCGATATCTTCTACGCGGTCATCAACCCGCAGATCCGGTACGCATGAGCGCCTCCAACACCGCCGCGACGAGCGCCGGGCGCGCCTCGCGCTTCCGCCGCCTGCGCGCCTTCTCCAGGCACCGTCTGGGCCTGATCGGGCTCGTGATCATCCTCGTGTTCACCCTCGTCGCCGTCTTCGCCCCGCAGATCGCCCCATACGACCCGACGACGCAGCGCATCGCCACCGCCAGGCTCGTGCCGCCGAGCGGCCAGTTCTGGTTCGGCACGGACGAGCTCGGCCGCGACCTCTTCTCCCGCATCGTCTACGGCGCCCGCATCAGCATGAGCATCGGGATAATCGCCGAGGGGATCGCGCTCCTCGTCGGCATCACGTTGGGCGCGGCCGCCGGCTTCTTCGGCGGGTGG
The Trueperaceae bacterium genome window above contains:
- a CDS encoding ABC transporter permease, whose protein sequence is MFQYVLRRGLWAIPTLLGVFTIIFLLTYLMPGDPVRAVMGEQYKRADPATIERVRDSLGLNDPWIVQYGRFLVKTASGDLGKSFVLDEQVTGIIGYRFPRTLQLMSAALVVAILIGIPSGILAARYQYTWIDHTLMLIALLGVAMPVFWQAVLAKIFLTQDTYGIALFPVAGYGGGSPLYLVLPALVLGTQLSATIARVMRSSLLEERRKDYSRTARSKGLGEPGVIFRHELRNAMIPVVTIIGLDVGYLLGGSVVTETVFNWPGLGRAVVTAISRRDAPVIIGTLVFGALLFVAVNIVVDIFYAVINPQIRYA
- a CDS encoding ABC transporter substrate-binding protein, translated to MLHRRLLLIAAAVLTLIGSASAAGTLNYPIKADPEHLDAWRSTTTATRQILVNVLEGLTTFDGNSGDIIPALAESWDISDDGLTYTFHLRHGVLFHAAPGVTYADREMKADDVLWSLQRFLTEDTSISEHPEYVSAVSGSDAVLAGETDEWAGFEIVDDYTVALTLSTPNHRFLADLVNAYVVPKEALDALGSDLSNKPVGTGAFMFDRWTRDDQLVLKANPDYWDGRPSLDGVTFWNVPDDTTGLLMYRQGDLDVLVSFPDGQLQSIKNEFAADYHEGAGLNVAYWGFKMTEPPFGDNVKLRQAFNYAIDRDLLWNVLMEGARVPGNLGVLPPDMPAANVQGYAYDLEKAKELLAEAGYPNGEGLEPITLFYYGSSSDAPNIAVQDMLAQIGVQINLQKEDNSTYWSHVGEPDVKLFLSGWSSDFLDPSEVFDFLFAHGRDDTKYDVPEVNALLDAARAESDPVAREAIYLQAHELIMADAPWIVSGYSKVSYLVKPNIENFQVSAAGTYRSPLWTIEKK